The Solibacillus daqui genome has a segment encoding these proteins:
- a CDS encoding ArsR/SmtB family transcription factor, which produces MGSEFDLFEHTNEQIMVSSSPVVEAIGLLMAYEASNKIEIFEQYPELLRLIEQHSFIEILKSIPVNHRYQLLEFLLPIPQLTSITLFAEKLRDLKNEFVLYYFWNEEISLETIHTLLRDPTQITQIERTYYWQDNETLHFSQYLVENVTTFKRQLADLFIQIADNEAFSKLLNAKQDSIKQAITTVENLKLEPLARAQYVMGKTFRRVHDYKLYHFIPSYCMSPYRVRIFNDDVCYIIFGTTTPVEDKREKSEHLAKQLKAIGDPNRLLMLNMLASNKEYGAKLAEYLGITTATVSHHIEILKKVNLITEEKIGTIKYFTANKEQLNELLQAMQHFLKA; this is translated from the coding sequence ATGGGGAGTGAATTTGATTTATTCGAACATACGAATGAGCAAATAATGGTTTCATCATCACCAGTGGTTGAAGCGATTGGGCTATTAATGGCTTATGAAGCATCAAATAAAATAGAGATTTTTGAGCAATATCCTGAGCTATTGAGACTTATAGAACAGCATTCATTTATAGAAATTTTAAAGTCTATACCTGTTAATCACCGTTATCAATTATTGGAGTTTTTACTTCCAATTCCACAGCTCACATCTATTACGTTATTTGCAGAGAAATTACGTGATTTGAAAAACGAATTTGTTTTGTATTATTTTTGGAATGAGGAAATTTCGTTGGAAACAATCCACACACTGTTAAGAGATCCAACACAAATCACACAAATAGAGCGCACCTATTATTGGCAAGATAATGAGACACTTCACTTCTCACAGTATCTGGTGGAAAATGTTACAACCTTTAAGCGACAATTAGCAGATTTGTTCATTCAAATTGCAGACAACGAAGCTTTTTCGAAATTACTAAACGCGAAACAAGATTCGATTAAACAAGCAATAACGACGGTAGAAAATTTAAAACTAGAGCCATTAGCAAGAGCGCAATATGTGATGGGAAAAACGTTTAGACGTGTGCACGATTATAAACTGTATCATTTTATTCCGAGCTACTGCATGTCACCGTATCGTGTTCGCATTTTTAATGATGATGTGTGTTATATCATTTTCGGAACGACAACACCTGTTGAAGATAAGCGTGAAAAAAGTGAGCACTTAGCAAAGCAACTAAAGGCAATCGGTGACCCGAATCGCTTGTTAATGTTAAATATGCTGGCATCTAATAAAGAATACGGGGCAAAGCTTGCAGAATATTTAGGGATTACAACGGCTACTGTATCGCACCATATTGAAATATTGAAAAAAGTTAATCTTATTACGGAAGAAAAAATCGGGACAATAAAATATTTTACTGCAAATAAAGAACAGCTAAACGAGCTACTTCAAGCAATGCAGCACTTTTTAAAAGCTTAA